From a region of the Catalinimonas alkaloidigena genome:
- a CDS encoding LytR/AlgR family response regulator transcription factor: MKIRCLIVDDEPLARDLLEGYVRKTPFLELVGKCRSAVEALHVMEEQAVDLLFLDIQMPELTGMEFSKTLGKQVRVIFTTAFDQYALEGFKVSALDYLLKPFSYGDFLRAAHKAKEWFELVQSPAAPNPPRTEDKERLLVRSEYKQIPVVLQDVLYFEGLKDYIKIFQEGETKPILTLMTIKSLEEQLPPDRFMRVHRSYIINLKKIASVERSFVTIGHRAVPIADKYKDQFQEYLANHFLS; this comes from the coding sequence ATGAAAATTCGCTGCCTGATTGTTGACGACGAACCGCTGGCCCGCGACCTGCTGGAAGGCTACGTGCGCAAAACGCCGTTTCTGGAGCTGGTGGGCAAGTGCCGCAGCGCGGTGGAGGCGCTGCACGTGATGGAAGAGCAAGCCGTCGATCTGCTGTTCCTGGACATCCAGATGCCGGAACTGACGGGCATGGAATTTTCGAAGACCCTGGGCAAGCAGGTGCGCGTCATCTTCACGACAGCTTTTGATCAGTACGCACTGGAAGGCTTCAAGGTCAGTGCCCTCGATTACCTGCTGAAACCGTTCAGTTACGGCGATTTTTTGCGAGCTGCCCACAAGGCAAAAGAGTGGTTCGAGTTGGTGCAGTCGCCCGCCGCCCCCAACCCGCCCAGAACCGAGGACAAGGAACGCCTGCTGGTCCGCTCAGAGTACAAACAGATTCCGGTGGTGTTGCAGGACGTGCTGTATTTCGAAGGCCTCAAAGACTACATCAAGATTTTCCAGGAAGGGGAAACGAAGCCCATTCTGACGCTGATGACGATAAAATCGCTGGAAGAGCAGCTCCCGCCCGACCGGTTCATGCGGGTGCATCGGTCCTACATCATCAACCTCAAAAAAATCGCGTCGGTCGAGCGCAGTTTCGTCACAATCGGCCACCGCGCCGTCCCCATTGCCGACAAATACAAAGACCAGTTTCAGGAGTACCTCGCCAACCATTTTCTGAGTTGA
- a CDS encoding sensor histidine kinase: MNSTLALAPETQTSWGYRLSRNNWLIHVLVWAVLFLLPVLFSLSDPMDSPLRSLREWLPLSFSLLLFYLNYAYLIERFLFRSRYGAFLLINLATIAVSILLIYVGFNLINPLLERGLALRAPPPNFLLFIIFRNALSLALTIAAAIAIQSTRQWQKTQEREKRLRQEHLESELVNLKNQLNPHFFFNTLNNIYSLIELDPEQAQQVVYRLSKMMRYLLYDSNERYVSLAREMEFLTNYLDLMALRQSDHVRVRRCLTSDHPDLKIAPLLFISLIENAFKHGVSATEPSEIEVRVQVTESPPRQLVCVIRNTNFPKGDHDRSGSGIGLVNLEKRLQLLYDGHHALHYAVEGNYFEVRLTLDV, from the coding sequence ATGAATAGTACCCTTGCTTTGGCGCCCGAAACACAAACCAGCTGGGGCTACCGGCTCAGCCGGAACAACTGGCTCATCCACGTGCTGGTCTGGGCCGTTCTGTTTCTGTTGCCGGTCCTTTTTTCGTTGAGCGACCCGATGGACTCGCCGCTCCGGTCGCTCCGCGAATGGTTGCCCCTGTCGTTTTCGCTGCTCCTTTTTTACCTGAACTATGCCTACCTGATCGAGCGCTTTCTGTTCCGGTCCAGGTACGGGGCATTTCTCTTGATCAACCTGGCGACCATTGCGGTCAGCATTCTGCTGATCTACGTGGGGTTTAACCTGATCAACCCGCTGCTGGAACGCGGGCTTGCGCTGCGTGCGCCGCCGCCGAATTTCCTGCTGTTCATCATTTTCCGAAACGCCCTTTCGCTGGCGCTGACCATCGCCGCCGCCATCGCCATCCAGTCGACGCGGCAGTGGCAGAAGACGCAGGAACGGGAAAAGCGCCTCCGGCAGGAACACCTCGAGTCGGAACTGGTCAACCTGAAAAATCAGCTCAATCCGCACTTCTTTTTCAACACGCTGAACAACATTTATTCGCTGATTGAGCTCGACCCGGAACAGGCACAGCAGGTGGTGTACCGGCTCAGCAAAATGATGCGTTACCTGCTGTACGACAGCAACGAGCGGTACGTGTCGCTGGCCCGCGAAATGGAGTTCCTCACCAATTACCTGGATTTGATGGCGCTGCGGCAATCCGACCATGTGCGCGTGCGCCGGTGCCTTACGTCCGACCATCCGGACCTCAAAATTGCGCCGCTGCTGTTCATCTCACTTATCGAAAATGCTTTTAAGCACGGCGTCAGTGCCACAGAACCGTCGGAGATCGAAGTGCGGGTGCAGGTGACGGAATCACCGCCACGTCAGCTGGTGTGCGTGATCCGGAACACCAACTTCCCGAAAGGAGACCACGACCGCAGCGGGTCGGGCATCGGCCTTGTGAACCTCGAAAAACGGCTGCAACTGCTTTACGACGGTCACCATGCATTGCACTATGCCGTGGAGGGGAATTACTTTGAGGTACGCTTAACGCTGGACGTATGA